CTCTCGTATGTCAGTAAAAGGACTTTAAACTGTAGGAGAGGCAAAAAAGAAACCTTTCAATGAATGGTTTTGAAGCCACAGCCTGTTTAAACATGAGTTTCTTAAAGACACACAGCCTGGTTTATAACAGTAGAGAGTTTCGTTCTCATTTATGGAGAGTTCAGTTTGTTTAGCAATTGATTGCATAGTGCCTGTATATCCTGCTCTTTATCTTCTGGCTTTATTTACAGAGTCATGTACaagtttaaaatatgtattttattaaggAGGTTTAAGGTGGTACAAAGTTTTTCAAGTCacctgattattattattaaaatacttctaacatcaacatgctTAAGATTTATACAGTATTGGGCtgatctgtttattatttttggattaactgatttataATTGGATAGGAAAAGGTGCTTagtttgagattaattttaaatttgaaacaggtgaagctaaaactatttCACTTGAGGACATCTGGGtagaaatatttacagacatagaagtttttaaaatttttaaatacaaaacgtATGTATTATTTGTAACAGTTTGGCTTACTTACTGTTCTGAGTATGTTGCTCTTTTggaaatttgaattttttcagtttaaatgctcctgttaacaattaatcgattactaaatcaGTTGACTATTATTCCAGtaattgattcatcacaattaatcgtttcagctagCCCTGTTATAATTACAAATTCTGCTGGATGATAAAATGTCCCAGAGGTTATTGCtataaatcataaaattgttttgagaccattttcaagtaaaaatgcaataacacaTTTAACACTTTAACTGAAAgacgttttaaaaatataaaacaacagaaacaaaaaaataataattataaagtctctgtaaacaaaattgtccttcaaaaaaagagctagttgagaccaaagcatcaaactgaaaacttttatcatccagtttttggtagaaagagagaaatgttaaatcaggaaaatggaaataaatgagtttgttttaatttatcatgcgattgaTTTGTTGCAACAGTCCTTGTTTCAACACTAGAAAATAGAATTTTCTTTGCACCTTGACTGCAGATGTTAAGTGTTAGCTTGATCTGATTCACCTGAAATgaggaataaaaacagtttttgtcttgtccagctgctgctgccatcATGTTGTCGGAGGGAGGCTCGTTCATGAAGGGGATGGTGGTGGGCGGCATCTTCTGCTTGGTGCTGTCGCTGCTGGGCAGCTTCAGCCCCGTCACAGAGTCCAAGACGGATGGCAACGACCACCATCATCACCACGTCAAGGCTGCGAGCAAAGACGAGCTCCAGCAACTCTCTGACAGCCGGCTGCAGGAGCTGAACGACCAACTCCAGGTCTACTGCGTCGTCATGGTGCAGCCCAAAAGCCTCGTCTACTGGGCCACGGCGCTGGACACCTGGACCAAGCACTGCGACAAGGCCGAGTTTTACACCTCAGAGGCCTCCAAGGCGCTGGAGGCCATAGATCTGAACGAGAAGGACGACTGGGCCAGGTTGCGTAAAGCTCTGAAGCACGCCTACGAGAACGCCGGGAACATCCGCTGGTTCTTTGTGGCTCAGCCCAACACCTTCGCCATCATCGAGAACCTCAAGTACCTGGTGCTCACCAAAGACCCGGAGCAGCCGTTCTACCTGGGGAAGGCGGTGAAGTCCGGGGAACTGGAGTACGTCGAGTTGAACAGCGGCATCGTCCTCAGCTACGAGGCCCTGAAGAGGCTGGTGAATGTCTTCCAGGAAGAGGAAAAGTGTCCGGAGAGAGGACGGCAGCTGTGGAAGCTGAGCGACGACAAGCAGCTCGCCGTGTGCCTGAAGTTCACCGGAGTGTTTGCAGAGAACGGAGAGGACGTCCACGGGAAGGGCCTGTTCAACAGCAAGACGGTGGACAGCTTGATATCGGAAAGCATGAAGCAGAACCCCAGCAACGTGGTGGAGGGCTGCTGCTCCGACCTGGCCATCACCTTCAGCGGCCTGTCCACCAACCAGATGCAGGTCATGATGTTCGGAGTTTACAGACTCCGTCCCTACGGACACGACTTCCACGACTTATTGACATTTTTCCCTCCCAAAGGCTCAGACAATGACTAGCCTCGCTCGGTCATTTTGAAGATTTTGCTTCTGTGATGGCAAACCTGATATTTGTTTAAGAGACTTGATCCTGGGGGGAGTTCTATATATTTGTAACTTTTTGCACTTGACTCGGCCGGTGCCGAATGTCTGTGGATCTGAGACTGGATCATTTCAATTTGGATTTTGGTCCCTGAAGTTCTGTTCTCAATCTTTAagcatcttttttgttgttgttgtaaaataatattctaTATGTGTGAAGTTCTACCTGTTAATGatcagatttaaagttttattgttgcatccttaaagctgcagtatgtaacttttgtacctttacatatttgttaaaagtattttaaaaaaatctggattctcctagcagaaatacaccactcaatcagaaacaaccaatcagagccaggaggtgggtcttagcgctgtcaatcaatcacATGTATGGTGCTAAATGttctaatggtggaaaaacaaatcaTCCTTACAGGGAAAACTTTTATCTATTATAATCTacggctatgctaactagcattagaaCTAGTGACaggctatgttgtggtgaacctAGCTTAGCAAAAATTAAGTGAACGGGGTTGAGCAtaagagtgattgacagcgctaagaccctcctcctgactctgacggttgtttttgactggaaACGGTTCATTTTTGCATCTGTCTCATAAACTGGTGACAGCTTTAATAAgaagaaacatattttagtaaagttacatactgcagctttaatcgTATGACAGTTCAGCTGTAATCAAGCTGCTTACATGTTTTGCTTGGTTTTCTGTTTATGAAGAATCAGATATTAAgtattttagggtttttttcttgatgTATTTTACATTCACCTAATTTTTGTTTGAACAATAAAAGTGATATAAATCAATCCTTTAAGGAACTCTTTATGATTTTGTGCATTACTAAATCATTTTCTATCCCCAAAAATGAATGAGtttgattataaaaataaaaatattactaaaaaataactAAGAATTTAGCAATTACAATTTGTCtgacaaattgtttttttctgtttagtttcatggcaaactaaacagaaaaaacagcttAAGCTGGTTGAAACCATAACAAATtacttaaagaaataaatatggaatttacatttaaactaaaatagTTCAACTTCAAACAAAAGCTAGAGAAAATTCCAAAAATGCAAATGGTGAGAAGAAACAAGCaaagataattttctttttaaacatattcTCACATCTCtggagtttaaatgtttatgctATTAGGACATTTACGCATTATATCTCTactaaaaatgtcttattgggtaataaaaaaatacatccaacaTTTCAGTATTCAGCTAATGTGGTCTTAATGCAAATTACAAATGCCTGAAATAATTAACTATGTAAATAATCCTGTGAAATTTTGTGCATCCTGTGTCCTCATACTAACCTGTAGTGCTGCTACCCAAGTAGTAGTAGATAACTTTacataaatgcaataaaagctGCTCTTCTTAATAGTTTggattttaatacatttttacaaactaaactGACATGTAGCGTCAGTTTTTAACTAACACtataattactttattcatctcTAAATATTTACGTTGCTCCCAACTAAAGCATGCAGATAAACAGGTTTAACTGTTACTTTGTGTGTCACTTCGCCTCTCCCTTCcttataatataaatatgtctAAAACTACATCACATCCTTGATGCTACTTCTAATccaaataattaaagaaaagcacaaactgGCACTGGTTTGAAccagtatattttatttatttgtgcatCATGATGGCAGATTTGCAGCCTCCAGCAGGTTACAAAGCGAAGTGTGAAGGTGGAAACAGTTTAGTTGCTGTCGCTCGGTTTGGGTGGCGTCATCATTTGTACGTCTTCATGTGCCACAAACCGTCGTTCAGATAGTGAACGTTCTCGATTCCGATTCCCTTGTTGACTTTTTCTCTGTTCGTTAGACACAGATCAGAATCTTAGCGTCATAAGGATGTGAACAGTGACCGATTTGTttagtaaaacatttgagaGGCTTACATGTTTTCAGCCGACATCTTCATTACACCAACACAGAGCGCATGTTGCTTCCCCTCTGCCATGATCGCCTGAATCAACGTGTTAAAGACAAACAtgttggaaatgtttatttaaaagctgCAGAGAAAGTTGAAATTGATGTTGGACAGCAGAAAAGGGCGTTTAAAACTACAATAACACATCAGGATTAAAAGGATACAACTACTGTGTCGGCAGCGGCAGGGTAGAGTTTGGCACCAGGTGAGGTGAGTCCGGGACACATGATATTCGCTCCACTCAACACAAACTTTATGGCTCCTTTGTCCACTTGCTGGTGTGGAAGAATAAAAGGATCTGAGAGAAAAGGAAATATAATCAACTAAATACTTTAGTATCAGTAGGGCCGggtgataaatcaattaaattattaaacattcaatttttggaaaatctggatttttttcaacaattcaCTCCTTTGACTTGATGTTAGCATGCACagggcagccatcttgtttgactagcgtgttttacagcttttgtttatttaaacctTGAATTCAGCAAAGTTTAAGTGTGAGGCtaacattttttaagtcataatgttataaaaaatactgtaatgtattttttgcagcatttttacaaGAGGCGTCaaagagattaaaataaaaataaaacattctgtctcaatgtgatttttctttttatagaaaTACTGATCTTACTGAATAAACTCAAgataaatttaatttacatgTTACCTCCTAAATTAATTTGTAATCCAAagccaataaaacaaacaaaaaaagacattttaatttccaaatttGAAAATCAAGTGACTGTATTTTTTAAGCCATGTTGTTGAGGGAAGCTTACATTTATGGAGCAGCCTGAGGGTTGGATAGAAAGGTCCTTCCCTCTGTCTGAAGAAAAGCAGTTCTCCGTTCACTGTCAGGATTTCAATGTGTTCATGGCTGAAATGCACACAGAAGATAAACAGTGCAGAGCACCAACCTGAACAGAATATTAATGAGACAACGAAGACAGGAAACACGGGATCGTACCATCTCACTATTTTAACTGGGTCCTTTTTTGGCATTATTTGATTGAGCCATGGCTCGATGTCGGGGAACTGTTCCAGCAGCTGATTTCTGATGCCTTTGATCACCGATGTTTTCAGCTGGATGCAGTTCgacacattttccttctcatcaaatctgaaaacaaacaaacatatatttaactttaagaGTTATACTTATCCATGTATTTTCAGTGATAATTTTAAACTGATCAAATAAATACTGATAAGTACAAATCATCATTTGATAATGTTtctgattaatgtttttttctgttctagCACATTTTCCAACAATCTTACTTCTATCAATTACcattatgaattttaaaatagtCACGAACAATAacagttaaaattttaacaggGTCAGTacacttttcaaacattttaaaggcagattttcaaacttttccagcgccaaactttatagataaaaacaatacaaattaaCTAAAGAACACACTTTAAATTCTCTGTTATATGACATCCTTTATTACTAATTTGCTACTAATATGTTATGATAGTATTCTAGAAGGGACCAATTAAAcaatttttcttatgttttgaAACATCTCTTTCATACACACTCCATTCACCAAACTAgtctgagaacaaaacacaaatttaacaaaaaagatcccaaaatttcaacaattttaacatctaaaatataaGACCTCCTTTATTTGAATTACACAGATCAATAACTTATTGAAccattagaaaaaataaatatgtcttacatttaataaatcagtTAGTTGCAAGACAAATGACCTTCCTACTCACATTAAATCCTTAAACAGAATATACTTTACTTTCTGTAAATAGTTTTGTCTCTTAAAAATTTATTACAGCTtcattacaaaactgtgcaagGACTAtatacagaaatcaagcactttccaatcCTTTAAAACCCTGATTTAAGTACTTATTTCAttgtcattttttctttaataactcTTTCACAGCCGTATTGATGGTACGACTCATCAACATTACAAATCTTTAGTTACAGCTTTACACATCATCCTTATTCCTAATTATCAATACCAGAACAGCTATTCTCCATTCCTCAATGTTCCCTCTGACTTTCAAGTACAAATATGTCTAAAAGATCAATCTTCTTCTAGACTTCTGCACAAATACGTTgcaattttgaattttaagtcCAAGAAAATCAACATCCTTTGTAGAACCTCACCTTTAGATTTTGGTATCTCTATATTTTGATCATTCTACTCATGTTTTACAAGCTGCcagaaagtattaaaataaacttcctGGGCATCCCATAAACTGGCTGTCAGTTTGTAAGTAGTATATGAATCTGATAATATGTTAATTAATTTCATGTTGGTAGGGAGCTGCATGAGAATGTTCattagtttgtttctgttgtgcTGTTTTagctgaaatataaaagaaaacaactacTGATCCCACTCAGAAGCTCCGTTTGACTCAGACTGATTTTATGCAGCTAACATCCAACAGAAAGCTACTGACAGAAAATAACTCAATTATGCTCCTCTTGTATTGGCTTAATGCTGGCTCTACTAATGCTAATTGAAGCTATCACCTGCTTACCTCAAAACCTAGTGTTACCAGTAGAAAATTAGACATCTTCCAGGTCAGTTTCTAAATACTAAATATTATCTTTCTACAATATCAAACACGCTAATGCTAACAACTTAGCATTGGTAACTTCAGTGTGCTGCTAGCTAACGGTACAACACAGACACGTACTTTTTAAACATCCTCTCTGGTCTCCGGTGCCGCGGTCTTCAAGTATGTCACAGCTTGTCCGAACGTAGTTTACCAAGTCAGGCAAGCAGACAGGAAAATCAGCAAATATTGTTTATGTATTagctgttgctgcagcagaTTTCCACGCTCCTTTTTAGCTGTATGAGATTTGCGTGACTTTACGACAGTTAACGAAGGTTAACTCGCGTTACCTAGGTGACAGAGGGTTTCGTCACATAGAACGTCTGTTTTATGGGGGTTTGTGCTGCAGTTTCAAAATACAGGTAAACCAGAGGTAATAATATCGGAAATGACTCCGTGTTAATGTAATGTATTAatgtatgtagttttttttctatttagaaaatagattttttattttactttgttttctccCCATTGCGACAACATTATAATTTTTAGatattattaaaacattgaAATCAAGTATAACGTAAATCTTAGACACATTTTATGGATAACATCTAAAGGAAATGTGGGCTTAGTATTAAATGGTTCATGTACCCACTTGAGAATAAATTGCttggtataataataataataataataataataataatagcaataataatagtaataataataataattgcattGCAGAACATAACTGCAGTTGGTTTCAAACCCAAAACACTGCTGGAAAAATATCGTTGGATATATTTCTATATTATatcagaggtgggtagactacCCAAAAAATGTACTCATATAAAAATAGTACTGCCTAAGtaaaaaagtagccatccaagatattactcaagtaagagtaaaaacatttttccaaatctttttttttttttcaatacagAATTTATGAAACTTAAGCAAAAactgtgtgtgtctggtgattTGTTTGGTTAAAAGAAGCTtattcttcattcagtgaagttactcacagtgggtCGAGTATCCAGAAACCTTCCTgaagagtagcaatacttcacaATAAAGttaatcaagtaaaagtaaaaagtacagtatAGCAAAAACACTCCTCAAagtcttttttccccaaaaaagttcaccagtaaatgtaattgagtatcTAGCTACAACTCAACTCTGAATATTATTAAATTCCCTGTTATGTGGATTCTTTCTTTCAAACTATTTTTGATCAAACGTGACGAGAATGGCGTTACTTTAGCGCCATCTGGTGGCAGGACCAAACAGAGCACCATggttaatataaaaaaacacgCTTGTGCAAAAAGTACTTTTGTACAAAGTACTTCCGGTGGGGTCACGGACTAGCTTTTTACGAGTGAAATTATTTCTGCGTGTTTTAACGTCTGTTTCGCTATCATGTGGAGTTGTTAGTGTTGCGCTTGAAtaagttttataaattattgCCTTTAACGGCCGCTTGACCCGACCGCTGCCGCTGAACGACTTTACGACGCGGTTAGACGACGGAGAGGTAAAAAAGAGGAAGCAGTAGCCAACCATTTTTATTCTCCTGCCAGCAATAACAAGAAAGAGACGAGGCTCCAGATCAGAGAAGCGTTGAGTAGTTTCTAATTAAATTTTCCGCTTTAAACTGGATAAACGAACCGGGTGAATCGAAGCTGCCCTTGCGAAGACAGACGAAGGCCGTCGGACACTGAGCTCTTCCCTCGACAAAGCCTGGAAGTTTCGGATCAGAAGACTGGCTGTAAAGAATTAGTATTCCcgttttttcatgtttccaaCAGGTTTATCTTCCCCTAATCCCCCACCACCGCCAACCCAGGAGGCTAGACCCGCGGCTACTGATGTCAAAAGCGACAGTGGGAACATCACATCTccgaaaaagaggaaaataaacggCTCAGAGAGGGACGACACGAGTGACACCATCTCCTCCTCGCCTCCCAAGACCCTCaattcctcctcctcctcttcctcctgctctcccACTCCTCCGCTGCACATTCAGAAGAAGTTGAGGTTCGAGGATTCGGTGGATTTCATTGGACTAGATGTGAAAATGGCTGAGGacgctgccgccgccgccgctgcttcTTGCTCCAATAACAAAAGCAAAGCCATGTTCCTGGCCGGTGGCGTGGGGGGACACCACGCGAACGGACTCACGAAAACCGCAGGGTCCGGCACCTTCTCCAGCAGCAAACCCGGTGCTGCCAAGAAACTAGTCATCAAGAACTTCAGAGGTACCTGGGGGAACTGGTGCAGAGAACCATTGCAAACCGGTCACACACACATAACAAGTCCCTGTTTATACTGATCTTTAGTGGTGCACCGATTGCACGATCCctgattaccgatctttaaaaagccgaTTCCGTTTTTGGCCgaaagcgtttttttttttttttttggctacgCTGCAgtctgaagtgacccaattctgatttattttcttttttgtcaaatctgatttttttccccttcacatttccaaatatatgcAACATGTAGGTGACCTCCAGCGTGAAACAGGAACAACCTAAAAGTGTCCCACATGCGCAGTAGAGGTcgcaataacgtcacacatACAGAACGTGCTCGGTGTTTTTCCAACCgctgtaaaaaagaaatagtgctcagtgtttgcggaagtaaacattGATGCTAATGGCATAGCTATACCATTAGCTATACGATCGTAAAATAATCGTATAGCTTACgacaatttaaaaaagcttGTCGATTTTTGAAGTTGTCCGGCCAGAGccagcacattaacaacttaatcctcattattgTCCGccattattgttgtttttcttcccgcttatcaggatgcagaatagtaacgtttgtcgagtatcagtgACTTTCAGGTCGAATGAACGTGGCCGTTCAGattcaggtcacatttgaaaagatcgTCAGATATCCAAGTGACCTGTGTCACATttgaagaaaatctgatttgtggTGTTCTTACTGTCATGAAAAGACCAGATACAAGTCACActaaggtagaaaaaaaaaaaaaaaagagttggatttgggtcacttcaggctgcagtgtgaacacaaGTCTAAATATAGAAAGAAAGTCACTGTGtcgcaacagtggggtgactctTGAGTTTATTGGTGAGCTGGTAAAAGAATCAAGTccttttaatttgattattttagcCCATGTGACACAAACTTTGTGGACCCCTGCCATTAGagatgaataataataaagaaacaactGGAATTgataaaaatcagaatcaaGGGAAAATATCAGAAATTGGCACCGGTGGTGTCTAAACGTTTGTACAGAGGGCCAGAATCACCCGGGTTGAAATAATATTTCCCCAAGAGAGGCAACAGCAGAAAGAGATTAACCTATTACTATAAAGATGacagaaataacttttcaatgttattttaaatagatATATTATCAGGCTGGAGTGGTGTAGAGCCCTAATGCGCAGCTAAACTCTCATCTGCTTTGGGCCGGCCCTGCCAGTCAAAcgtctcacagcagagcaaaagaggacaatGACTTTGTATAAGCTAGTTGTGCATcagttgcagttttctggccgattgtTGATTACCgatcggtgcacccctaatgtaaaaactaattaaaaaagagtttctttatttatttatgatttttagacctttacTGAGTTAGATAGGATCACGGTGTAAGATAAGCTTCAAGTGCAAGTATTGGCCGACCACCTgtctcccaaaatgaaggaaattggATTTATCGACTGGTTGATTAAACCGTTGAAGCAACAAACTAGGGCCTAACATATACTCCAATCAAACCTTTCCCAAGCCCAGAGGTTTCCAAAGTGTGGCtggggggccatttgtggcctttGGAATAAGTTTGTGTTTGAGAGGTACAAAATTGGCCCTCCatcatattttttgtaattgttttacGATGGcaagtttatatatttttaaatagaaaatgttaaagacGACACAAAAATTTCTTTACTAGCGTTTATGTTAGAGATGCAGCGATTTGTCAGCCAGcatatttccttaattttgggagattggtgatcAGTTAATATTCACACGTGAAGTCGATCTTATCCCCTGATCATATCTGCCTCATCAAAGATCTAAAAATCAACcgctgtcctcttctgctctgcctttagagaggtttgactgacagaccggcccatcAGGTCGTGTCCGCACATTCACAGTTAActatagtcaccccactgtcaCCAACATAGGGACATTGCTAAATGTCCTTGtgacatttagcaacatttcagggggaaaaaaattggtattgacaaaaatcagaattggcaggtcaggctttttaaagattggtgatcggccagaaaactgcagtcgttGAACCCCTACCTGGAATATATGCCTTAATTAGAGTTGCCACCGATCAGACtttaatctgccaatagaataagtactttttcatcaatattaaggaattacttaattaaaacaagtctctacatcttgttgaaaagttagttttgtcttattttaagtgtaataatatattttaggTAGAAATTGGACCAAAAATGC
This Xiphophorus hellerii strain 12219 chromosome 23, Xiphophorus_hellerii-4.1, whole genome shotgun sequence DNA region includes the following protein-coding sequences:
- the c1galt1c1 gene encoding C1GALT1-specific chaperone 1, with product MLSEGGSFMKGMVVGGIFCLVLSLLGSFSPVTESKTDGNDHHHHHVKAASKDELQQLSDSRLQELNDQLQVYCVVMVQPKSLVYWATALDTWTKHCDKAEFYTSEASKALEAIDLNEKDDWARLRKALKHAYENAGNIRWFFVAQPNTFAIIENLKYLVLTKDPEQPFYLGKAVKSGELEYVELNSGIVLSYEALKRLVNVFQEEEKCPERGRQLWKLSDDKQLAVCLKFTGVFAENGEDVHGKGLFNSKTVDSLISESMKQNPSNVVEGCCSDLAITFSGLSTNQMQVMMFGVYRLRPYGHDFHDLLTFFPPKGSDND
- the mcts1 gene encoding malignant T-cell-amplified sequence 1 — protein: MFKKFDEKENVSNCIQLKTSVIKGIRNQLLEQFPDIEPWLNQIMPKKDPVKIVRCHEHIEILTVNGELLFFRQREGPFYPTLRLLHKYPFILPHQQVDKGAIKFVLSGANIMCPGLTSPGAKLYPAAADTVVAIMAEGKQHALCVGVMKMSAENIEKVNKGIGIENVHYLNDGLWHMKTYK